GCCGTGCGCTCGACGCCGCCACGCCGGATGGCTACACGATCCAGGCCAAACGGGACGGTAGCGGCTGGATCGATCCGACAACCGGCCAGCAGCCGACTGCGAACGACTTCAAGAAGGCCGCATAACAACGCGGCGGCCTGCAACAGCGCACCGGCGTAGTCCGGTGCGCGAAACGCGATGCCCGCCTGCCGTCACGCTTCAGATCGGCGCGCGGCGCGCGGCGCATGACGCAAAGCAAGCCGGTCGGCCTTAGGGCCGTCCGGCTTTATCGCTTCCACTCGCCGCTGCGCGCCGCATCGAAAATGCCGCGCGGCACTATCGGGAGTCGCGCAGGCGGATCAGGCTTTCGCGAGCCCGCGCGTTCGCCTCGTCCTGCCGCATCGTCTCGCGCCGCCAGTTCAGCAGCGCCTGGGCGGCCTCATCGCACGCCGCCGCGTAAGCCCTCTCGGCCTCGGCCAATTGCTGGCGCAGCACGGGAATACGCTCGTCGTGCGCGCGCAGTGTCGCATGCCACTGCCGGCCCGATGTCTGGTCGCGCCGGCAAAATGTCAGCACGCGCAGCCGCTCGTCGGCATGCTGTTCAAGCGCCGAGACACACGCTGCGACTTCCGCCGACGCGCGCCGCTCGCGACGCCGGGCATCCACCATTGCGTGCAGCCGGCGCTGAACCCGCAGACCGCGTACGCGCGCGAGCACGCGCCAGAATTCCGCTAACCGGGCAGCGCTATGCATCATGCGCGCTGACCGCCGTCACACAGCGCGCGCAACTGCATACGCATGTCCGGCCATGCGCAGCGGTTGTCATAGGGCTGGCGCAAAAACCGCTGGATCGCGGCACGCCTTTCGATAGCCATCTCCGTACTCGGATCGCTGCCCCGCTGGTATTCGCCGATCTGCAATAACAGTTCGACCTCCTCATAACGCGCGAGCCACTCGCGCACGCGGTCGGCGTCCGCGCGTTGCGCGGCGTCCGCGACGCGCGTCATCAACCGGCTGCGGCTATGCAAGATATCGATTGCCGGATAATGTCCCGCCGCGCCCAGTTTCGACGAGAGCTGGATATGCCCGTCGAGCAGAGAGCGTGCTTCTTCAGCCACAGGATCGGACAGATCGGCTTCGTCGGCCAACACGGTGTAGAACGCCGTGATGCTGCCCTGCCCCGTCACGCCGGCCGATTCGATCAGCTTTGGCAACCGGGCAAACACGCTGGGCGGAAAACCGCCGCGCAACGGCGGCTCGCCGACCGCCAGCCCGAGCTCGCGCAAAGCGCGCGCATAGCGCGTCAGCGAATCGAACAGCAGCAGGACATTGCGTCCCGTGGCGCGCAACCCCGCGGCAACCTGCGCTGCGAGTTCCGCCGCCTTGATCCGCTCGGCGGCCGGCCGGTCGGACGTCGCGACGACCACGATCGCCGACGCGCGCCGTTGCTCGAGATGATCGTGAATGAACTCGGCCACCTCGCGGCCGCGCTCGCCGATCAATGCGACCACGACCGCATCGGTCGATGCGCCGTTCGCGATCATGCCCATGATCGTGCTCTTGCCGCCGCCCGCCGGCGCGAAGATGCCGGTGCGCTGACCGATGCCGCAGGTCAGCAGGCCGTCGATCGCGCGGACCCCGGTGGCGAACGGCGTGGCGATGACCGGCCGTTCGAGCGGATTCAGCGTCATCCGGGCGTCGGCCTGCGCTGCCGCATCGTTCGCGAGCGGCTGTGGTACGGGACCGCCATCGAGCGGGTTGCCGAGCCCATCGACCACCCGCCCGAGCAGCCCTGCCGCGTCGAACCGGCCCCACGCGGCGCCGCAGCCTTGCACTTCGGTGATATCCGACAGGCCGTCCAGACCGGCGAGCGGCATGACCAGTGCGCCGTCGTGCGCAAACCCGACTACTTCGCCATACTGAGCTTCGAGCGTATCCGGGCGCACCAGCCGCACTTTCTCGCCGATTCGCAACGACACGCCCACCACCCGCGCGATCACGCCGCGCGCTTCCACCACCCTGCCGCGCAAGGTCGGCGCGGACATAAACTTGAGGCCGCTATTTCCAGACGATCGCATGACTTCCCCCTTCATGCCGCGCCGAGCGTCGCGACAGTCTGGATACGGTAGATGTCGAGCGGAATCTCTTCGATCGCCAGCACCTCGATGGGCCGGCCGAAGTCGCGCAACAACCGCGCAAGGTGCGGACGCAATACGGCATTCGTGACGACCAGGCCGATCCCGGCCAGGTCCTGCGTCAGGATCCGCTGCGCGCGGGTCAGTTCTTCGGCGGACAGCACGCACTGCGGCTCCCCGTCGACGCCGCTGCGGATCTGCGCTTCGAGACTGACCTCCCACGCGGGATCCAGCACGGCCGCGACGATCGTCCATGTCGCGAGGTCGGCGTGGGCTCGCGCGATTTGACGACCGAGCTGGATGCGCGCTTCGCGCACCATCCGGTCGATCGTGCGTTCGGCCGCCGGCACGCGCACCACGGCTTCGAGAATCGCGCGCAGGTTGCGAATCGGCACACGCTGCCGCAACAGTTGCCGCAGCACGCCGGCGAGTTGCACGATGCTCAGCGCCTGCCCTGCCTGAGCCACCAGCTCGCGGAATTCGATCGCCAATTGATCGAGCAGGAAGCGGGTCTCCTGTGTGCCGAGAAATTCGGGCGCCGAGCGCTCGCAGATTTCGGCGAGGTGATCGCATAGCGCTTCGTCGACGCTCGCTTTGCGGATCTCCGGGTCCTTGATCGACGCCGCGGTCGCGGCCGGCACCCAGACCGATTTTGCGGCGCGCGGCCGGTAGCCCACGACGCCGTCGAATGGAATGCGGCTTTCGTCGCCGCTCAGCAGCGTGTGTTCGGCAACCAGTGTGCCGCTCGCGAACGGCACATCCTCGATATCGACGATGTAGCGCTCAGGCGCAAGCCGCGAGTCGCGCAGCAACGCGAGACCCGGGAAGGGCACGCCCAGTTCGACCATCAGGTTGCGGCGCAAGCGGCCCAGCTGCCGGTTCAGCGCTTCCGGCCGCAGTGCGTCGAAGGCCTTCAGGCCCAGGCGCAGCCGTAACGTCGCGCTCGTGCCCAACTCGACGTCGTCGAGAATGCGCGGCACATAGTTGCCGCCGTCGCGCGTCATTCCCGGCATCAGCGCGCGCTGCGAATTCGTCGCCACCGCGGCGTTGCGCGTCAACGTGACTGCCAGTGCCAGCAGCAGGCCGCCAGCAACCAGAAACTGGATGTGCGGGAAACCGGGGATTACCGCCAACGACAGACACGCGACGCCGGCCATCCCAATCGCCTTGGGATGCACCGCCAATTGCCGGTAGATGTCGCCGCCCAGATGCGCGTCCTTGTGATCGGCCGAGCCCACGCGGGTCACGAGAATGCCCGCCGCCACCGAGACGATCAGCGACGGAATCTGCGACACCAGGCCGTCGCCGACGGTGAGAATCGTGTATGCGTGCAGCGCGTCGCCGAATGACATGCCGCGCTGGGCAATGCCGACCGCCAGACCGCCGACGATATTCACCAGCGCGACGACAATGCCCGCCACCGCGTCGCCCTTGACGAACTTCATCGCACCGTCGAGCGAGCCGTAGAAGTAGGTATCGCGTTCGAGCGCCGTGCGTCGCTGGCTCGCCTGGGCGGCGGTGATGACGCCGTTGCGCATGTCGGCGTCGATACTCATCTGGCGGCCCGGAATGCCATCCAGCGTGAAGCGCGCGGCCACCTCGGCGACCCGGTCCGCGCCTTTCGCGACCACGATGAACTGGATCGCCGCGAGCACGATGAACACCACCAGCCCGACCGCGACGTTGCCGCCCACCACCATTTCGCCGAATGCGCCGATGATCTGACCGGCGTGCGCGTGCAGCAGGATCATCTTGGTCGAGGCGATCGCCAACGCGAGACGCAGCAGCGTCGTCATTAGCAGCAGCGACGGAAAGCTCGCGAGGTCCGCGGGCTTTGCGACATACAACGTCGTGGTCAGCATCGTCAGACTCGCGGCAAAACTCACGCAAATAAACAGATCGAGCACGAATGGCGGCACCGGCACGATGAGCAGTGCGAGCACGGCGAGCAGGCCAAGGCCGACGGCGAGGTCGGCGTGTCGCGCAAAGAGCGCGGACAGGTCGTAGCGGCTGAGAATGGAACGATTCGACATGTTATTTACCTAGCTCCCGATGCAGCGCGCGGCGACGGCTCTTCACGCCGGGGTCCCCTTCGTCGTCGCGGAATTCCCGTTTGATTTCGCTCTTGTCCATGCGCATGCCGCGCAGCCACAGAAAGCGCTGGATGAAATAGTCGGCGGCGGCGGGCACGATCTGCGACGCGGCCATCCAGGCCAGCAAATGCGAGTGCGATATCGCCGTATAGCCGAGATGAACCGGCAACGAGAAAGCCCAGATGGGCGCCAGTTGCCGCAACCATGCGACGAGCGCCTGCACGAACAGGAACAGCAGAATCGCGAACTGCGCCAGCGCGAGCACCGTGTCCCACACCAGACGCAGGCTGAACATCCGTGCGAAGCCGCTGACCGGATTCAGACGCTTTACATCGAGCGCCACGCGTTTCCACGCGAGCAGTCCGCGTGTCTGCATCAGCTCCGGCACGAGCACCGCGAGCGCGCCTACGCCAAGCGCCGTCAGCACCGGCGTGACGAAGGCGGTGAGCATCGCGAATGTCGATGCGAGCCGCTCCTCGAATGGGCGCGGTGCGTCTAGCGTTGCTACATGCTGGATCAGCTTCGTGCTGAGCGCATACAGATGCGGGGCTTCGATGAACAGGTACAGCCACCAGCAAAGTCCGCTGAACGCCACCGTCAGATGCGTGCTTTTCGCGATCTCGCCGTCCTTGCGCGCGCGGCGGATCCGCTTGGGGGTCGGAGCTTCGGTCTTGTTGCTCATTGCAGATGGATGATGTGGTCGAAAGCAACGCGCAACTGCACGAACAGCGGCGGCACGCTGAGCATCGCGGCAAACGACAGGATCATCGCCTTGACCGTGCGCGCGGTGGAAAACGGATTGAGCCGCTTTGCGTGTCGCGACATCAGCCCGAAGGCGACATCGACCAGCAACACGAGGCCGAGCAACGGACTCGCAAGCCGCACGCCTTCGGTCAGCGAACCGGCAAGGTCGCGCAGCGCGATTTGTCTGAACACGTCGGCGAGATCGCCGCGCCAACGGCCCGGCGGCCACAGCACCCATGCATCGGTAAAAAAGCCGAACAGGAGCGGCAAGCCGGGGCCCGTGAAAAGCGTCAGCGCGGCAAACTGTGAAAACAACGTTTCGAACAACGCCGCGTCCTGCTGGAAATGCGGATCGTAGATGGCCGCGCTCGCGTATCCGCCCTGCTGATCGAGCACCGCGCCAGCGGCGGCTGCCGCATGGAAGATCGTGCCGAGCAAAAGGCCGAGCGCCGTACCGGTCGCCGCCTCGACACAGATTGCCGGCAGCAGCTGCGCGGGCCAGCCGTTCTGCTGCGGCAACATGGCAAGCGCAAGCAGCATCGGCAGACGCAGCAGGATGCCGAGCGAGCCGCTTTGTCCGAACGGAATCAGAAACAGCGCCACGGCGGGTCTGATCGCACAGAAGGCGAAACCCTCGAGATAGCCGATGTAATTCATGCTCAGTGCAGACGCCCCGCGGCGATGAAGGTGAACACATGGGCCAAAAAGCGCGCGAGTTCGCGGCTCGCCCAAGGTGCGGTGCTCATCAGCACAGCACCGACGCAGATGATCTTTGCGCCGTAAGGCAGGCTCTGATCCTGAATCTGCGTCACCGACTGCAATAGTCCGAGCAGCAAGCCGACGACTGTCGCGATGGCAAGCGCAGGGAGTGACAGCCAGAAAACGAGCATGAGCGCGTCGCTGGACAACGTGGCGAGAGAGGGAGAACTGTTCATTTTGCATAGCTGACGATAAGGCCGTGCATCAGCTTCGAGATACCCGACACGGACACGAAAATAAAAAGCTTCAGTGGAATCGACACCGTGCTCGGCGACAGCATCATCATGCCCATCGCGCTCAGCACGTTGGCGACGACCAGATCCACCACCAGAAACGCGATATAGAGCAGAAAGCCGGCCTCGAATCCACTCGATATTTCGCTGATCAGAAACGCGGGAATCAGCAACTGGAGATCGGTTTCCCGGGCGTCGCGCTCGGGATCGATCCGCTTCGCGGCACCGACGAGGAACTTCCGTTCATCAGGCCGCGAATGCGCCAGCATGAATTCGCCGAGCGGATCGCGCACCGCCCGCAGCAGTTCGACGGGACGTGGGAGCGCGACCTCGCCGTTCTCGCCGGCGGGCAATGCGGATTCGATCTTCCCGATAGTCGGCGACATCACGACCAGCGTCGCCGCGAGCGCGATCCCCGAGATCACCAGGTTGCTCGGCGCCTGCTGCACGCCGAGCGCCGAACGCAACAGCGTCAGCACAATGCTGAACTTCGTGAACGAGGTCGTCATCACGACCGCAAGTGGCAACAGGCCGAGCATGAAGAACACGCTGATGACCTGCAGCTGGTCGAGTTGGGGGTTCATGCCGGTAGATCTCCTTGAGTCAGCCGGGTCACGCGCACGCCCAACGCACCGTCGATATCGATCAGCTCGCCACGAGCAAACGGAATGCCCTGACATAAGAGCGTGACGGAACGCTCACGCGCGGGCAGCCGGAATGCGACGATCGATCCTTCGCGCAAATGGGCCAGTTCGGCAACCGAAAGCGACAGCGTGCCGAGCACCGCGTCGAACGCGAACGTCAGGGAGTCGATCGGCAGCAGTTCGCTGGTCACTTCGACCGGTGTGGTTTCATCATTCAGGACATGGTCTATCAAGGTGTGCTCCTCAGTGAACTTCAACAAGATCCGGCACGCGCCCAACCGCAGCGGCACGCGCAGGAAACACGAATAACGGTCGATCAGCAGCGCGTCGCCAACCGCGATCTTGCGCAAGCGCGGCAACGACATCGACGGACCGGCCATGCAAATCGGCATACGCACGTAGAGGCGTCGCAGCAGGGTTTCGCTGAGCGCCGGCGGCGGTAGCCTCAAACGCAGCCACGCATCGACCGCCGGGCTGCAAAACGAAAAGTGGGCAGCGCGCCCGCTCGCCACGTGCGTCACGGCGAGCCCGTATGCGCCCGGCTGCGGGACGGTGTCGAAGCCGACCGCGGTGACATCGATCGTGAAGCCGAATAGCCCCTCGAGCGCGCACAGCCAGTCGTTCAACGCGTCGCCGACATGCACGAGGGTGCTGTCGCCGCGCGCGGCGATCACCGACGGCGTCAATTCGGGCAGAAGCGCTCCGGCATCGCATGCCGCGCTGAAGGGCGCTTGTGCCGCCGTGCCGGAGAGCCGCAGCGGGTAGCGCGCCCGGCACGGCTCGAACTGCAGCGTGAAGCGGCGCGCGCCGACGAGCACTTCCCGCGGTCGCCCAAAGTGACGAATCGCCAGGTTGTGGCGCTCGGCGTCCGCCGGCAGCAGGCACTCCATGTCGGACCAAAGATTCATGCGGCCTCCCGCACGAACGGACGGCGAACGACTCGCACGAGCTTGGGTGCCGGGGGCCGTGGAAGCGGGGGCGAAGCCGGTCCGGCGAGGGCGGCCAGCGCATCCCGCACGCCGTGCTCGATCCCGTCGAGGGCAGTGCGTCCCGAGCCGTCGGCGAAGTCGTAAGCGCGCAGCACTGCAGCCACGCCATCGCGGATGCCGCGCTCCAGCGCCCTCAACTGCACTTTCAGACCGCCGTCGACCACGCCGGTCTCGGTTTCGATGACGCACGAATGAACGGGCAATCCCGCATCGCTCAGTACCGTGCATAACGGCGTGCCGAGTTCCTGCTCGATCGTGGCAATCAGCCGCGTCGCGTCCTCGAACGCTGCCGGCGCGACACGCACGGAAATGAGTCGCTGCGACTGCGACACGGCGACCGCACGGCGCAACTGGTTGGTCAACGCGGCTGACGGCGGCAGTTGACCGACAATGTCGCTCACCGCGCCGAGCACGATCTGCGCGAGCCGGTCCTCCAGACGGTGTGCCGCAAACGCCGTCGCCGCTGCTCGCCCTACTTCCTTGCGCAGCGCCGCTGCAGTTCCGGCCGAATGACCGTGACGCCATGCGCGGCGCTTCAGTTCGCGCGCCTGCATCCCGAGGCGGCTGCGCTCCCGCGCTGTCTCGGCCGCGCGCTGCGCTTCGGCGGCCCGCAAGCCTTCGAGCGAGGCGAGTTCGAGCGCGCTCAAATGCCCATCGGATTCGATCCTCCATTCGCCCATTCGACAGATCAACATGACTGCCCCTCCATCAAACGTCGCGCATCGGCAATCAGTTCGCGCGCGGCGCCCGCCGACAGCCCCTGCACCCGATAACGCGCCGCGACTTCGGATATCTCGCGCGGCAGCCGCAGGCTCCACCAGAATGCGTAGCGTGAGTCCGCGGTGGCATGCGTGGCCAGCACCAGCCCGAGCGCGGTCATCTCGCGCCGGCTGAACAGCGACGGCGCCGGCTCGACTTTCAGGTCGACGAGATCGGCGCGCGGATGCCGTTGGATCGCAGCCAGCAGTTGCGGCGCGACACCAGCCGCGAACGCCGCCCGAGCCTGCGTGGCGACCACGCGGCGCAACGAAGGGGCAAATGCAAGCGCGGCGACGATACGGCACAGGCGCGCGCACGCGGGACGCGGCCAGAGCGGCAGCACGACAGGCACGTCGGCGAGCGCCACCTGTACCAGTTGCGGATGCTGGCCGAATAGAAACGCATGGGCGGCACGCGCGGCGCGCTCGCTACGAACCGGCTGCCGGGATTCGAGCCAGCTGTGATGCGCCCAATGAGCAGGGGCGCAGGTGTACGCGTGTTTCATGCGTCGCCTCCCATGTGAGTCGCGGATTGCGCTGCACTGACGGCAGCCTTCGCGGTGTCCGTATCCGATGCGTCGGGCGCCGCTTTCGGCGCGGCCCGCCCGGGATGGCCCGGTTCTGCTCCCGTGCCATTGCGCGGTTTCCATTTGAACCAGGTGCGCATCTCCGAGCGCCACAACAACGTGAAACCGGACACCAGCAGCACGAGCAGCGCCAGCGCGCTTAGCATCGCCGTGGCACGCGAGGGCACGGCGCCGCCGTCACGCCCACAGGACGTTGCAGCGACCGCACCCGCGGCGCTGCCGACATCCGCGCCGTCCACGCAACTGCCTGGAAAGGTCAATACCGGCGTCACCGCGATCAGCGTCAACGACACGCGCTCGGGTGTCAGCCCTTCGACACTGCCCGCCACCAGTGCGCGAATCCGGTCGCGCATCGGTTCCAGGTTGTAGTCGCTGCGATAACGCATCATCACGGACGCCGACGGCGGCGCGTCCTGCGCGGGATCCATCGGATCTTTTTCCGGCAGCACGATATGCACGCGTGCAAGCAGCACGCCGTCCATCTTCTCCAGCGTTTCGGACAGCTCCTGCGAAAGTCCGTACACGTAGCGCACGCGATCTTCCTCGGGGCTCGAAATCAACCCCTGGCGGCTGAATAGTTCACCGAGATTCGCATGGCCACCGCGCGGCAACGCATACGCGCTGGCCAACTCCGTGGCGACCACGGCGTCGGCGTCGTCGACCGAGATGTTCCATGTCCGGTCCGCGTTGCGCTCTTTGTAGCCGTTGATACCGTGATGGCTCAGCGCAGCGACGATACGGTTCGCCTGGTCCTCGTCCAGGCCTTCAAAAAGCGAGGTCTTGCAGCCGGCGAGGAGGAGCAGGACCGGCAACAACATTAAGGCGCGGCGCATCAGCTTCGCTGCGACAACGTCTGGATTGCACGGCCGGCCTCGTCGGCGACGCGCACTGTCATCTGCACCCGCACCGCGAAGGAACCCATGTCGGCCTGAAGACGCAGCAGGTCGGAAGTCGAGATGCGGCCGGAGTCGAGTTGGTCGAGGTGCTGCGACAGTTGCTGCGTGGATGCGTCCTGCGCGTCCTGGGCGCGCGTGAGCAGGCGCTCGATCAGCGAACCTTCGTCGGCTGCTCCGTCAGTGGGCAGGCCGGTGCCACGAGACACAGGGGACAGCGCGTCGGCTTGCGGCGCAATGGGTGTGACTGGAAGTTGCAACATATCAATGCCCGCCTCGAATAGACAGTCGATCAATGGTTGAAATGGGAGCCGTAGCGCGTGCGGCCTGCGCGGCGCGCGCCGCGCGAGCGTGGACAGCGCATTCAGGCAGGTTCATGAAAGCGGCCGCCATCGAACTGGCGCCAGGTTCGCCGCCGTCGGCCACCGCTATCAGCGTTCGCGAGCCGAGCGCGTAGTGACCTTCGAAAATCTGGGACACGCCGAGCCATGCGCGCGCCAGCGCGCTGTCGGGTGCGACGTCAAGCGCGCGGCCAAACAGCAACGACGCATTGCGATAGTTCGCGCGATCGAGCTCGATCAGGCCCAACCCGAGGTATGGAAAAGCCCGCTGCGGATACAGCAACGCGAGCCGCTCAAACAGATAGCGCGCCTCGTCGAAGCGTCGATGGACGCGGGCGTAATGGCCGATCGAAATCAGCAGTTCAAGTGTGTCGTCCTGCATCTGCATGGTTCCCGAAGACGCCGCGCGGGCGTCTCCGTCCTGGTTAAAGGGAATCAAAGAACGTTAGTGGGAGGCGCGTGCCGTTTCCTTTTGTGCGTCGGTCAAACCCTGCACACAAGCCGTCGCCACGCTCTGTGTCGTGTTGACCGAGCCCATCGCCTGCTGGACCTGCATCATTGCGGTGTTCTGCTGTTTGTCGTCGGTGCCTTCGGCCTGTTGCAGCTTGTTGTCAAAATCCTTGTTCTGCTTCTCGAGGATCTTCGCCAGCACTTCGGCCACTTTCTGGCTGGACAGGCCGCCGCCCGCGCCTACCGTCGAGCCGCCGCCCGCCATGCCGGCGCCGCCCAGATTCGGGGACATCATCGTATTGACATCATTCATATTCTCGATTCCTTAAGTTATCGCGCGTGAGTGAAGCTGACGCTTCGTTCAACCACTTGTCGAGCCGCGCGCAAACACTCGACAAGGAGAGTCAATTCGTTCTTCACGGCTGGCGATGCGCTCGCCAGTGCAACGTTCAGGCAGCCGATCTCAACCGTCAGCCGCGCTGCGATTGCCTCGCGCCCCGCGCCGCCGGCTTCGGCAAGTTGAGTTTCGAGCGGCAAGTCGGCGCACGCGCCGAGCGTGCTTTTACTTGCAGCTCTTGGAGACATGGCCAGCGTCCATAAACAATTCGTATACCGAACCATCGTCGTCGCGCGTGATATCCGCCGTGCAGGCCGAAATTCGCGTGACCCGTCCGATCGGCAGCCGCGCGCCGACGAAGTAGCGCACCCCGTGCGCGTCGGTGAGCCAGGTCGCGTGAGGACTGGCGAGCAGGTTGAGCCCAAGCGCGTCGAGCGGAACGCGCACCCGTTTTCCCTGCTGCACGTGACCGGGAAAAGCGAGATTGCGCAGCCCGTTGATCTCGCCGCGCGCCTGACGCGCCACGCGTGCGTAGTCCCACGATTCGGGCGATAGAAAGCCGCGGGCATCGGGCAGGGTCGCGGTGAATTCACCGGGTTGCCCAGGGCGTACTTGCGCGCCGCGGTAGTAACGCGCGAGAAATTCGCCGACCTGCTCCTGCAGTTGCGCGAGCACGATTACATGCATGACCGGCGCCCGCTGGCGCGACCAGGCACTGGCCGTCAGCGCTGCCAGATCGGTAGCCGACTGCACGTAGCCTTCATAGACGAGCGCGCCGGAATTCCGGTCGAGATGCGTCGTCACCAGGCTAAACGCGTCGTTGGTTCGCGGCGCACGCGGTGCGCTCCACCAGGAGCCCGACGTGATCCCCAAGAGCAACGCAAACGCAACCGGCGTTGCGAAGACGGTCGCCTTCGCAACGGGCGACGCGTCGGACCAGCGTTTTGCGATATACGCGAGCGGTGCATGGCGCAGCAGGTAGGCGTACTCAGCGTGCCGCGCCGTCGCGTCGCCCGGCGTACCGCGGCCACCGAACTGAAAGGTGGCCGCGCCTGCTGAAAAGCGCGCGCCACGTGCCAACAGCACGCGCCGGCCCGGCGCCAAGCGTCGCCCGAACGCGGCCACGCCTGGCTGATGCGCGACCAACGCGAGCGTCGCATCGATCAATTCGATGGTGGCATGAAGCGGTTCGACGCCTTCGTCTAGCACCATCAGGTCCACCTCCGCGCCGCTGCCTATCCGGGTCGGCTTCGCGGCTGTCAACGCCATGCTCGCGCCGGCGTGCAGTCCGTTAGTTACGACGATTAGCGCGTCAGCGGTCACGGCCGTTCTCCCGAGACGTTTTGCTTACGGCCGGCAAGCTGTCCGGTAGCGCTGGAATTGATACGGCCGACTGCGGCGTGTACGGTCTCTCGGGGCGCACCAGCGTGCGCAACGAGGCCTCGATGGCTTGCGTCGTGTTGACGGGCGTCGGTTGCCCGGGCCCGAGCGCCTTCGGCACCGCGTTGGCCGGTGCCGACGCCATCGCGGTCCAGCCAGCCGGACTAACGGCCTCGCCCACCTGAGCGGAGGGCCCACTCGATCCCGGCGGTCCACTCATCGAGCCCATATCGGCGAGCGTCGCATTCGGCACGGCGTCGCCCGACGGGTGCTTCAGGCGCGGAGTAATCAGGATCATCCGTTCGAGACGTTCATGCGTAGTCTCGGTACTGCGAAACAAGGCGCCGACGTAAGGCACGTCGCCGAGCAGAGGCACCTTCGATGCGCTGCTTTCGCTGCGTTCGTATTGATAACCGCCTATCAGAAGACTCTCGCCGTCGCGCACGACCGCCTGAGTGACGATCGAATGGTTGTCGACCTTCGGAATACCGTCCACCGAAGTCGACGAATCGAATGTGCCGTCCTCGATCTGGATGTTGAGCCGGATATTGCGGCGCGGGTCGG
The nucleotide sequence above comes from Paraburkholderia sp. FT54. Encoded proteins:
- a CDS encoding flagellar biosynthetic protein FliR, with the translated sequence MNYIGYLEGFAFCAIRPAVALFLIPFGQSGSLGILLRLPMLLALAMLPQQNGWPAQLLPAICVEAATGTALGLLLGTIFHAAAAAGAVLDQQGGYASAAIYDPHFQQDAALFETLFSQFAALTLFTGPGLPLLFGFFTDAWVLWPPGRWRGDLADVFRQIALRDLAGSLTEGVRLASPLLGLVLLVDVAFGLMSRHAKRLNPFSTARTVKAMILSFAAMLSVPPLFVQLRVAFDHIIHLQ
- the sctR gene encoding type III secretion system export apparatus subunit SctR — its product is MNPQLDQLQVISVFFMLGLLPLAVVMTTSFTKFSIVLTLLRSALGVQQAPSNLVISGIALAATLVVMSPTIGKIESALPAGENGEVALPRPVELLRAVRDPLGEFMLAHSRPDERKFLVGAAKRIDPERDARETDLQLLIPAFLISEISSGFEAGFLLYIAFLVVDLVVANVLSAMGMMMLSPSTVSIPLKLFIFVSVSGISKLMHGLIVSYAK
- a CDS encoding FliI/YscN family ATPase; this translates as MRSSGNSGLKFMSAPTLRGRVVEARGVIARVVGVSLRIGEKVRLVRPDTLEAQYGEVVGFAHDGALVMPLAGLDGLSDITEVQGCGAAWGRFDAAGLLGRVVDGLGNPLDGGPVPQPLANDAAAQADARMTLNPLERPVIATPFATGVRAIDGLLTCGIGQRTGIFAPAGGGKSTIMGMIANGASTDAVVVALIGERGREVAEFIHDHLEQRRASAIVVVATSDRPAAERIKAAELAAQVAAGLRATGRNVLLLFDSLTRYARALRELGLAVGEPPLRGGFPPSVFARLPKLIESAGVTGQGSITAFYTVLADEADLSDPVAEEARSLLDGHIQLSSKLGAAGHYPAIDILHSRSRLMTRVADAAQRADADRVREWLARYEEVELLLQIGEYQRGSDPSTEMAIERRAAIQRFLRQPYDNRCAWPDMRMQLRALCDGGQRA
- a CDS encoding flagellar biosynthesis protein FlhA, which produces MSNRSILSRYDLSALFARHADLAVGLGLLAVLALLIVPVPPFVLDLFICVSFAASLTMLTTTLYVAKPADLASFPSLLLMTTLLRLALAIASTKMILLHAHAGQIIGAFGEMVVGGNVAVGLVVFIVLAAIQFIVVAKGADRVAEVAARFTLDGIPGRQMSIDADMRNGVITAAQASQRRTALERDTYFYGSLDGAMKFVKGDAVAGIVVALVNIVGGLAVGIAQRGMSFGDALHAYTILTVGDGLVSQIPSLIVSVAAGILVTRVGSADHKDAHLGGDIYRQLAVHPKAIGMAGVACLSLAVIPGFPHIQFLVAGGLLLALAVTLTRNAAVATNSQRALMPGMTRDGGNYVPRILDDVELGTSATLRLRLGLKAFDALRPEALNRQLGRLRRNLMVELGVPFPGLALLRDSRLAPERYIVDIEDVPFASGTLVAEHTLLSGDESRIPFDGVVGYRPRAAKSVWVPAATAASIKDPEIRKASVDEALCDHLAEICERSAPEFLGTQETRFLLDQLAIEFRELVAQAGQALSIVQLAGVLRQLLRQRVPIRNLRAILEAVVRVPAAERTIDRMVREARIQLGRQIARAHADLATWTIVAAVLDPAWEVSLEAQIRSGVDGEPQCVLSAEELTRAQRILTQDLAGIGLVVTNAVLRPHLARLLRDFGRPIEVLAIEEIPLDIYRIQTVATLGAA
- a CDS encoding FliH/SctL family protein, with amino-acid sequence MLICRMGEWRIESDGHLSALELASLEGLRAAEAQRAAETARERSRLGMQARELKRRAWRHGHSAGTAAALRKEVGRAAATAFAAHRLEDRLAQIVLGAVSDIVGQLPPSAALTNQLRRAVAVSQSQRLISVRVAPAAFEDATRLIATIEQELGTPLCTVLSDAGLPVHSCVIETETGVVDGGLKVQLRALERGIRDGVAAVLRAYDFADGSGRTALDGIEHGVRDALAALAGPASPPLPRPPAPKLVRVVRRPFVREAA
- a CDS encoding EscU/YscU/HrcU family type III secretion system export apparatus switch protein, with translation MSNKTEAPTPKRIRRARKDGEIAKSTHLTVAFSGLCWWLYLFIEAPHLYALSTKLIQHVATLDAPRPFEERLASTFAMLTAFVTPVLTALGVGALAVLVPELMQTRGLLAWKRVALDVKRLNPVSGFARMFSLRLVWDTVLALAQFAILLFLFVQALVAWLRQLAPIWAFSLPVHLGYTAISHSHLLAWMAASQIVPAAADYFIQRFLWLRGMRMDKSEIKREFRDDEGDPGVKSRRRALHRELGK
- the sctS gene encoding type III secretion system export apparatus subunit SctS, whose translation is MNSSPSLATLSSDALMLVFWLSLPALAIATVVGLLLGLLQSVTQIQDQSLPYGAKIICVGAVLMSTAPWASRELARFLAHVFTFIAAGRLH
- a CDS encoding FliM/FliN family flagellar motor switch protein produces the protein MNLWSDMECLLPADAERHNLAIRHFGRPREVLVGARRFTLQFEPCRARYPLRLSGTAAQAPFSAACDAGALLPELTPSVIAARGDSTLVHVGDALNDWLCALEGLFGFTIDVTAVGFDTVPQPGAYGLAVTHVASGRAAHFSFCSPAVDAWLRLRLPPPALSETLLRRLYVRMPICMAGPSMSLPRLRKIAVGDALLIDRYSCFLRVPLRLGACRILLKFTEEHTLIDHVLNDETTPVEVTSELLPIDSLTFAFDAVLGTLSLSVAELAHLREGSIVAFRLPARERSVTLLCQGIPFARGELIDIDGALGVRVTRLTQGDLPA